The following nucleotide sequence is from Chromobacterium rhizoryzae.
GGCGCGGTGGGTGCCGCCGCGGTGGCGGTAGGACTGAGCGCCCAGGGTCAGCGCGTTGACCACGTATTCTTCATGAAAATGCGGCGGAAACACTCTTTGGGCGTAGCTGGCGTCCAGGCATTCCAAGGCGCCGATGTCGTCGGCGCGGAAGAAATCGGAACGATCGGACGCCGGGCGGGACATGGCGGGGCGTCGCGGCCGGCCTTAGGAGCCGGCCATGAAGGTGCGGATGCCGGAACCGACGAACTGCACGCCGATGCAGATCAGCAAAAAGCCCATCAGCCGCGTCATCACTTCGCGGCCGCCGCGGCCCAGACGCTGGGCGATCAGCTGCGAGGATTTCAGCGTCAGCCACATGCCGAAGCAGGTGCCGCCGATGGCGGCGAAGGTCATCGCGAAGGCCAGCGCCTTGGCCGGCAGCGTGGTCAGTTCGGCGATCTCGGTGGAAATGCCGATGACCACGGCGATGGTGCCGGGGCCGCTGATGCCGGGCATGGCCAGCGGGAAGAAGGCGTAGTCCTCGCGTTCGCCGGTCTTGGGCGCGTTGCCCGGGTCCTGAGACAGGAACAGCATGCGGTAGCCGAGCACGGCGACGACGAAGCCGCCGGAAATGCGCAGCGCGCCGTAGGAAATGCCGAAGGCGGACATGATCACGTTGCCGGCCAGCAGGCTGACCACCATGATTGCGGCTGCGAACACGCAGGCGCGGCGCGCCTGATTGTCGCGCGCAGAGTCGCTCATCTCGCGGGTCAGGGTGATGAACAGCGGAATCTTGGATAGCGGGTTGGTGATGGTGATCAGGCTGAGCAGCCCGCCGAACAGGAATTGGAGCGACAACGTCTTGAGCATGGCACTACGCTGATGAAGCGAACATTACATGGAATGGACGCAGTCTGCCTGAGGCCGCGGGCCGGTGACAAGGGAAATTCTGCGGCCGGCGGCGCGAAGCGCGCGCGGCATGACATTGGCTGTGGCATTATGCCGCACAGCTGCCTGCGGCGGCTGTGCTAGAGTGCGGAAAACCCGAGGAATCCATTATGCAAAAGACATTGAGCGCCCTGTTGGGCCTGTGCCTGCTGAGCGCCGGCGCGATGGCGCACGAATTCAAGCTGGGCGATATGAAGATCGGCCATCCATGGAGCCGGGCGATGCCGGAAAGCAGCCCCACCGGCGGCGTTTACCTGTCGCTGAGCAATCGCGGCAAGGCCGCGGACAAACTGTTGTCCGCCAGCACGCCGCGCGCGGACAAGGCCGAACTGCACACCCACATCAACGACAAGGGCGTGATGCGCATGCGCGAAGTGGCCGGCGGCGTGGCCGTGGCCGCAGGCCAGGAAGTCAAGTTCGCGCCCGGCAGCTATCACGTGATGCTGATGGGCCTGAAGCAGCCGCTACGCGTGGGCGACCGCTTTCCGCTGACATTGCGATTCGAGAAAGCGGGCAGCGTGACCGTGGAAGTGGTGGTGGAAGACGGCGTGGCCGCCGCCGCGCCGGCCGAGCACGCGCATTGAACGGCAAGGTGCGATGCTACCGGTAACGTTGCGCCGAAGTTACATCGTGCAGTGCAGCAATCGGCGCGGGCTGGAGTAAATGCTTTACCCCGCGCCGGCGACTGGGCAGACTTGGCCTCGGGAATGTGTTGAGAACAAGACGTCATTGCCACTGCCGGCGCCCTGAACAAGGTCAAAACGCCAAGTCTGCACAAAGAGAGAAACGATGGAGGAGCGAGCGCTTGCGCCCGCACACAACAAAATCCAGGGACGCCGGCAGTTCCTTTCCCCTC
It contains:
- a CDS encoding copper chaperone PCu(A)C, whose translation is MQKTLSALLGLCLLSAGAMAHEFKLGDMKIGHPWSRAMPESSPTGGVYLSLSNRGKAADKLLSASTPRADKAELHTHINDKGVMRMREVAGGVAVAAGQEVKFAPGSYHVMLMGLKQPLRVGDRFPLTLRFEKAGSVTVEVVVEDGVAAAAPAEHAH
- a CDS encoding MarC family NAAT transporter, whose amino-acid sequence is MLKTLSLQFLFGGLLSLITITNPLSKIPLFITLTREMSDSARDNQARRACVFAAAIMVVSLLAGNVIMSAFGISYGALRISGGFVVAVLGYRMLFLSQDPGNAPKTGEREDYAFFPLAMPGISGPGTIAVVIGISTEIAELTTLPAKALAFAMTFAAIGGTCFGMWLTLKSSQLIAQRLGRGGREVMTRLMGFLLICIGVQFVGSGIRTFMAGS